Within the Gemmatimonadota bacterium genome, the region GCACCACGAAATCGCTCGATGCACTCCGACAGAGCGTCCTCGCTCAGTATGTCGTCGTACCTCTCGTAGATTGTCTGCAGCGCTGCTTCCGCCTTGAGACCCGAATAGGCGAGATAACTCTCGCGTGCGACATCCTGGGTGAACGATTGCGCGCGAGCCCGCAACCGTTCCAGGTTCATCGCGCGAGCCTGTCGCCGAGGTATCGCGCGATCTCGCCGGTGCTCACGCGATCCTGCGCAAGCGTGTCACGGTCGCGTACGGTAACCGAATTGTCAGCCGCTGACTCGCTGTCGACGGTTATGCAGAACGGAGTTCCGACTTCGTCCTGCCTGCGATAACGCTTGCCGATGCTGCCCGATTCGTCGTAATCGACCGGGAACTGCGGCCGCAGACCATCCGCGATTGCGTGCGCCATGTCCGGCTGGCCGTCCTTCTTGGTGAGCGGAAATACAGCGGCCTTGATAGGTGCGAGAGCGGGGTCAATGCCAAGAACGACGCGCCCCTCGTCCTCCCCGGGAACACTTTCCTCACGGTATGCGTTGACGAGCACTGCGAGCGTGACGCGATCCGCACCGACCGACGTTTCCACTACCCACGGGATGTAGCGGCGATTGGCCGCCTGGTCGAAGTATTCCAGCTTCTTCCCGGAAAATTCAGTGTGCTGTTTGAGATCGAAATCACCCCGATTGTGCACGCCTTCGATTTCCTGGAAGCCGAGCGTGCCACCGAAGTCGAACTGCACGTCGAACGCAGCCTTGGCGTAGTGCGCCAGCTCTGCCGGAGTATGCTGATGGAATTCCAGCCGCGCTTCGGTGAGACCCAGCGAACGATGCCACGCCATGCGTTCGCCCTTCCAGTAGTCGAACCACTCGGACGACTTCTCTGGATCGACGAAGAACTGCATCTCCATCTGCTCGAACTCACGCGTGCGGAATATGAAATTCCCAGGCGTGATCTCGTTGCGGAACGCCTTGCCGATCTGCGCGATTCCGAACGGAACCTTCTGGCGCATCGACTGCTGCACGTTCAGAAAATTCACGAAGATTCCCTGCGCCGTTTCAGGGCGCAGATAAACCGTCGCTGCCGTCTCCTCGACCGCGCCCATGAACGTCTTGAACATCAGGTTGAACTGACGCGGCTCCGTAAGCTCGCAATCCGCGAACTCGCCAGGATGCTTGCTCGGCTTGCGCAGACAGCGCGCGTCCTCGAGCTTGTCGGCGCGAAAGCGGCCCTTGCAGGCGCGGCAATCGACCAGCGGATCGACAAAGCCGGCGACGTGGCCACTTGCTTCCCACACGCGCGGATTCATTAGAATCGCTGCATCCAGGCCTTCGACGTCGTCGCGCGAGCGGACCATCGCGTGCCACCAGCGGTCCTTGATGTTCTTCTTGAGCTCGACGCCCAGCGGACCGTAATCCCATACGGATCCGGTACCGCCATATATCTCGGATGACTGGAAGATGTAGCCGCGCCGCTTGCACAGCGATACGAGCTTCTCCATCACGTCCGGGTAATTCATTCTTTACAGTCCGATGATCTGGTCGCGTCGCGTTCCGACGCTGACATAGGTTATTGGCGCTTCGACAAGCTGCTCGATTCTGTCGAGATACGCACGCGCAGCGGCTGGAAGATCTTCCAGCGTGCGCGCGTCAGCCGTCGACGTGCGCCAGCCGGCGAACGTTTCGTAAACGGGCTCGGCGTGACTCAGCATGGTGAGATCGCCGGGAAATTCGGTGAACACGTCCTCGCCCACGCGATACGCGGTGCAGAGCCTGACCTCGTCCAGGGTATCCAGCACGTCGAGCTTGGTAACTGCAAGGTCCGTGAGTCCGTTGACGCGCACCGCGTAGCGCACGACTACTGCGTCGAACCAGCCGCAGCGTCGCGCACGTCCCGTAGTCGCTCCGAATTCATTCCCGAGCTTGCGCATCTCCGACTGAAGCGGCTCGGCGAATTCCGTTGGCAACGGCCCCTGTCCCACACGCGTCGTATACGCCTTGACGACTCCGAGGCAGCTGTCCAGCGAACTCGGCGCGATGCCGACTCCGACAGCCGCGCCGCCCGATGTGGTAGTGCTGGACGTGACGAACGGATATGTCCCGTGATCGACGTCCAGCAGCGAACCCTGCGCTCCCTCGAGCAGAACCGCCGCACCGCTGCGTTGTGCGCGATGGATTGCGAGCCCGACGTCATCCGCGAGAGAAAGCAGCCGCGGCGCCAGACGCTCCACCAGCGTCATCGTATCCGCAACTGAAGCCCGCTCGGTGACTCCCCACGCGGCAAGTTGCGCATTGGCGTGGGCGACGGCGGCTTC harbors:
- a CDS encoding adenylosuccinate synthase, with translation MFDANTRTVVVVGAQWGDEGKGKLVDVLSERADWVVRYQGGANAGHTVDLGETSFVLHQIPSGILHAGVRCAIGNGVVLDPETLFTEIDELVADGVDVEGRLYVSERAHLVLPYHKLVDSSSAASRAIGTTGRGIGPAYEDKIARRGVRVLDLRHPDSLLPIVEAAVAHANAQLAAWGVTERASVADTMTLVERLAPRLLSLADDVGLAIHRAQRSGAAVLLEGAQGSLLDVDHGTYPFVTSSTTTSGGAAVGVGIAPSSLDSCLGVVKAYTTRVGQGPLPTEFAEPLQSEMRKLGNEFGATTGRARRCGWFDAVVVRYAVRVNGLTDLAVTKLDVLDTLDEVRLCTAYRVGEDVFTEFPGDLTMLSHAEPVYETFAGWRTSTADARTLEDLPAAARAYLDRIEQLVEAPITYVSVGTRRDQIIGL
- a CDS encoding glycine--tRNA ligase — encoded protein: MNYPDVMEKLVSLCKRRGYIFQSSEIYGGTGSVWDYGPLGVELKKNIKDRWWHAMVRSRDDVEGLDAAILMNPRVWEASGHVAGFVDPLVDCRACKGRFRADKLEDARCLRKPSKHPGEFADCELTEPRQFNLMFKTFMGAVEETAATVYLRPETAQGIFVNFLNVQQSMRQKVPFGIAQIGKAFRNEITPGNFIFRTREFEQMEMQFFVDPEKSSEWFDYWKGERMAWHRSLGLTEARLEFHQHTPAELAHYAKAAFDVQFDFGGTLGFQEIEGVHNRGDFDLKQHTEFSGKKLEYFDQAANRRYIPWVVETSVGADRVTLAVLVNAYREESVPGEDEGRVVLGIDPALAPIKAAVFPLTKKDGQPDMAHAIADGLRPQFPVDYDESGSIGKRYRRQDEVGTPFCITVDSESAADNSVTVRDRDTLAQDRVSTGEIARYLGDRLAR